One window of Bacteroidetes bacterium GWF2_43_63 genomic DNA carries:
- a CDS encoding thymidylate synthase has translation MKQYHDLMRHVLENGVKKTDRTGTGTVSVFGYQMRFNLQEGFPLLTTKKLHTKSILHELLWFLKGDTNTKYLKENGVSIWDEWADESGNLGPVYGSQWRSWKGSEGQTIDQISELIEQIKKTPDSRRLIVSAWNVADVPKMKLPPCHLLFQFYVANGKLSCQLYQRSADIFLGVPFNIASYAFLLHMVAQATDLQAGDFVHTFGDAHLYLNHIEQAQLQLSRDCRPLPKLEINPEVKNIFDFKFEDFSITGYDPHPHIKAVVAV, from the coding sequence ATGAAACAATACCACGATTTAATGCGGCATGTGCTCGAAAACGGCGTGAAGAAAACCGATCGCACTGGAACTGGCACTGTGAGCGTGTTTGGATATCAGATGCGGTTCAATCTTCAGGAAGGTTTTCCGCTACTGACCACAAAAAAACTGCATACAAAAAGTATTTTGCACGAACTGCTTTGGTTTCTAAAAGGCGATACCAATACAAAGTATTTGAAAGAAAACGGAGTTTCCATCTGGGATGAATGGGCCGATGAAAGCGGAAATCTTGGGCCGGTCTATGGCTCGCAATGGCGCAGTTGGAAAGGAAGCGAAGGGCAAACCATCGATCAGATTTCGGAATTGATTGAACAGATAAAGAAGACGCCCGATTCGCGCAGACTTATTGTCAGCGCATGGAATGTGGCCGATGTTCCGAAAATGAAATTGCCGCCCTGTCATTTACTTTTTCAGTTTTATGTAGCCAATGGAAAGTTGTCGTGCCAGCTGTATCAGCGCAGCGCCGATATTTTTCTGGGCGTCCCTTTTAATATTGCTTCGTATGCATTTTTGCTGCATATGGTTGCGCAGGCCACTGATTTGCAGGCTGGCGATTTTGTTCACACATTCGGCGATGCGCATTTGTATCTGAATCATATCGAACAGGCACAATTGCAGTTAAGCCGCGATTGCAGGCCGCTTCCGAAACTCGAAATCAATCCGGAAGTAAAAAATATTTTTGATTTTAAATTCGAAGATTTTTCCATTACCGGCTACGACCCGCATCCACACATCAAGGCGGTAGTAGCAGTTTAA
- a CDS encoding nucleoside permease, whose product MGLKLRLTVMNFLQFYIWGSWLITIGNFWFGNKQWSGAEFGIIFSTMGIASLFMPALMGIVADRWMNAEKLYGILHLLSGAALFYLPQIQTPAGFFWGILVAMIFYMPTIALTNSVSYTALKNSGLDVVKAFPPIRVFGTIGFIAAMWVVNLTGNKASENQFYIAGAISVLLGLYSFTLPKCPPLGKKVENRTFIQMLGLDAFELFKSTKMALFFIFSMFLGAALQLTNAYGDLFLGEFEKIPEYADSFVVRYSTIIMSISQMSETLFILAIPFFMKRFGIKKVMLISMIAWVLRFALFGLGNPLDGLWMIILSCIIYGMAFDFFNISGSLFVETTTKPSIRSSAQGLFMMMTNGFGAIMGSTISGYVIQQYYTDANGVRDWRNIWLLFAAYALVVAVLFAIFFRHKHNPDDPNLQNVSH is encoded by the coding sequence ATGGGACTGAAACTAAGACTTACAGTCATGAATTTTCTCCAGTTTTATATCTGGGGATCCTGGCTGATTACCATCGGCAACTTTTGGTTTGGAAACAAACAATGGTCTGGAGCTGAATTCGGAATTATTTTTTCAACCATGGGAATCGCCTCCCTGTTTATGCCTGCACTCATGGGGATTGTGGCCGACCGCTGGATGAATGCTGAAAAACTCTATGGAATTCTTCATCTTTTGAGTGGAGCTGCGTTATTCTATCTGCCGCAAATCCAGACTCCGGCTGGGTTTTTCTGGGGTATTCTGGTGGCAATGATTTTTTATATGCCAACCATTGCTTTAACTAATTCGGTTTCATATACCGCGCTTAAAAACAGCGGACTCGATGTTGTAAAAGCCTTTCCCCCCATTCGTGTTTTTGGCACCATTGGCTTCATTGCTGCTATGTGGGTTGTCAATCTGACCGGAAACAAGGCTTCGGAAAATCAGTTTTATATTGCCGGAGCCATTTCTGTTTTACTTGGATTATATTCGTTCACATTGCCGAAATGCCCGCCATTGGGGAAAAAGGTGGAAAACAGAACATTCATTCAGATGCTTGGACTCGATGCATTTGAATTGTTCAAATCAACCAAAATGGCGCTGTTCTTTATTTTTTCAATGTTCCTTGGCGCTGCTCTGCAGTTGACAAATGCTTACGGTGATTTGTTCCTGGGCGAGTTTGAGAAAATTCCTGAATATGCAGATTCATTTGTCGTGCGATATTCAACAATTATCATGTCCATCTCTCAGATGTCCGAAACCCTGTTCATTCTTGCCATTCCGTTCTTTATGAAAAGATTCGGAATCAAGAAAGTGATGCTCATAAGTATGATTGCATGGGTGCTTCGTTTTGCTTTATTCGGATTGGGTAATCCGCTCGATGGTCTATGGATGATCATTCTGAGCTGCATTATTTACGGAATGGCTTTCGATTTCTTCAATATTTCAGGATCCCTGTTTGTTGAAACCACCACCAAACCTTCGATTCGTTCAAGCGCTCAAGGATTGTTTATGATGATGACTAATGGATTTGGCGCTATCATGGGAAGTACTATAAGCGGATATGTCATTCAGCAATACTATACCGATGCAAATGGGGTGCGCGACTGGAGAAACATTTGGCTTCTCTTTGCTGCCTATGCACTCGTTGTTGCTGTTTTGTTTGCGATTTTCTTCAGGCACAAGCACAATCCGGATGATCCGAATCTGCAGAATGTATCTCATTAA
- a CDS encoding lipoyl(octanoyl) transferase: MQIDYNDIGHMEYQAAWDFQQARMDELIDMRKNPDYSSNPFAGWFLAVEHPHVYTLGKSGDEQNLLLNYIQLQANHAQFIHTNRGGDITYHGPGQMVGYPIIDLDKLNLSVRRYIYLMEEAIILALAEYGIRTERLEGATGVWIDSLTPGKARKICAIGVRVSRFVTMHGFALNINSDLSYFKHINPCGFTDKDVTSMEKELGAPQDMEKVKRLVYEKFVELIQD, encoded by the coding sequence ATGCAAATCGACTACAACGATATCGGCCACATGGAATATCAGGCCGCATGGGATTTTCAGCAAGCCCGCATGGACGAACTGATTGACATGCGAAAAAATCCGGATTATTCATCAAACCCTTTTGCCGGCTGGTTTCTGGCCGTTGAGCATCCGCATGTGTACACCCTTGGCAAAAGCGGCGACGAACAAAATCTGCTACTCAACTACATTCAGCTTCAGGCGAACCATGCGCAGTTCATTCACACCAATCGTGGCGGCGACATTACCTATCACGGACCCGGCCAGATGGTTGGCTACCCAATAATCGATCTCGACAAGCTGAATCTTTCAGTCAGACGCTATATTTATTTAATGGAAGAAGCCATTATTCTCGCGCTGGCTGAATATGGCATCCGGACTGAACGTCTCGAAGGCGCTACCGGCGTGTGGATCGATTCGCTTACTCCAGGCAAAGCGCGTAAAATCTGCGCCATCGGAGTGCGCGTTTCACGCTTTGTGACCATGCACGGATTTGCGCTGAATATCAATTCAGACCTGTCGTATTTCAAGCACATCAATCCATGCGGATTCACCGACAAAGATGTGACCTCGATGGAAAAAGAACTCGGCGCCCCGCAGGATATGGAAAAAGTGAAGCGGCTGGTGTATGAGAAGTTTGTGGAGCTGATTCAGGACTGA